A genomic segment from Saimiri boliviensis isolate mSaiBol1 chromosome 14, mSaiBol1.pri, whole genome shotgun sequence encodes:
- the PLEKHG2 gene encoding pleckstrin homology domain-containing family G member 2 isoform X3 yields MPEGAQGLSTSKPSPSLGCGRRGEVCDCATVCETRTGSAKPSRLERVAREIVETERAYVRDLRSIVEDYLGPLLDGGVLGLSMEQVGTLFANIEDIYEFSSELLEDLENTSSAGGIAQCFVQRSEDFDIYTLYCMNYPSSLALLRELSLSPPAAVWLQERQAQLRHSLPLQSFLLKPVQRILKYHLLLQELGKHWAEGPGAGGREMVEEAIVSMTAVAWYINDMKRKQEHAARLQEVQRRLGGWTGPELSAFGELVLEGSFRGGGGGGPRLRGGERLLFLFSRMLLVAKRRGLEYTYKGHIFCCNLSVSESPRDPLGFKVSDLTIPKHRHLLQAKNQEEKRLWIHCLQRLFFENHPASIPAKAKQVLLENSLHCAPKSKPTPEPLTPPLGSPRPRDARSFTPGRRNTASSPGPSVIRRGRRQSAKPGFKHAGSEGELYPSESQPPVSGSGSPEDLEDAGPPTLDPCGTSITEEILDLLNQRGLQDPGPSAHDIPKFPGDSQVPGDSESLTFQALPSRDSSEEEEEEGLEMDERGTSPLHVLEGLESSSAAEMPNIPGLPKIPDVPNLPEIPSHREIPEGPCLPSLSDIPSVFEMPCLPAIPGVPDSPGLSSTPTLPCDSWLQGPLQEPAEAPATRRGLFPGSNPGKLGEPSSGCKAGPEEDEEGVSFPDFQPQDVTQHQGFPDELAFRSCSEIRSAWQALEQGQLARPGFPEPLLILEDSDLGGDSGKAGAPSSERTASRVRELARLYSERIQQMQRAETRASANAPRRRPRVLAQPQPSPCLPQEQVEPGPLAAFGHVLVCELAFPLTCAQESVPLGPAAWVQAATPLSKQGGSPNGQVLQVPSSPKQDHLGIRVSAATLLPEQGGSRHIQAPAATPLPKQEVPPHLQVPALTAFPDQGHPEMQVPATTPLPEHRSHMDIPAPSTAFCPEQGPHVDIHVPTTPTLPKEICSDFTVSATTPVPKQEGHLDSGNPANIPLTTQGGSREVQGPDPVCSQDIQPLPLCGSSLDHQRPGNTPPPLPCDPPDIQTPGTSPLPARGSHLDHQTPADAPSSLSQDLPDTQLPALPPLPLPQGLTDIWVPGVPTLPKEGGLPDSQAPVATPLPKEPSLTDTQVQKLTPLLEQKSLTDAHVPAATPIPERGGSQDIQGLLPTPVQTTMVLSKPGGPSASHVARLESSDLTPPHSPPLSSRRLLGPSAAALSRYLAASYISQSLARRQGPGGEAPAASRGSWSSSAPTSRASSPPPQPQPPPPPARRLSYATTVSIHVGGGGRLRPAKAQVRLNHPALLTSTQESIGLRRAQGAPDAPFHL; encoded by the exons ATGCCCGAGGGAGCCCAAGGACTGAGCACCTCCAAACCTAGCCCAAGCCTCGGGTGTGGCCGAAGAGGCGAAGTGTGTGACTGTGCCACCGTGTGTGAGACTCGGACAG GTTCAGCCAAACCCTCAAGGCTGGAGCGTGTGGCCCGAGAGATCGTGGAGACAGAGCGGGCCTATGTCAGGGACCTCCGCAGCATCGTGGAG GACTATCTGGGCCCTCTGCTGGATGGCGGGGTCCTGGGGCTGAGCATGGAGCAGGTGGGCACGCTGTTTGCCAACATAGAGGACATCTACGAGTTCAGCAG TGAGCTCCTAGAGGACTTGGAGAACACCAGCAGCGCCGGGGGCATTGCCCAGTGCTTCGTGCAGCGG AGCGAGGATTTTGACATCTACACATTGTACTGCATGAACTACCCGAG CTCCCTGGCCCTACTCCGGGAGCTGTCCTTGTCTCCGCCAGCAGCCGTTTGGCTGCAGGAGCGCCAGGCCCAGCTTCGCCACTCGCTGCCCCTGCAGAGCTTCCTACTGAAACCCGTCCAGCGAATCCTCAAGTACCATCTGCTGCTGCAG GAACTAGGGAAGCACTGGGCGGAGGGCCCAGGAGCCGGGGGCCGAGAGATGGTGGAGGAAGCTATCGTGTCCATGACAGCGGTTGCCTGGTACATCAATGACATGAAGCGCAAACAGGAGCACGCAGCGCGCCTCCAG GAAGTGCAGCGGCGACTGGGTGGCTGGACCGGCCCGGAGCTCAGTGCTTTTGGGGAGTTGGTGCTGGAGGGCTCATTCCGAGGAGGTGGAGGGGGCGGCCCCCGGCTACGAGGGGGTGAGCGGCTGCTCTTCCTGTTCTCTCGGATGCTGCTGGTGGCCAAGCGCAGGGGGCTGGAGTACACCTACAAAGGCCACATCTTT TGCTGCAATCTGAGCGTGAGCGAGAGTCCCCGAGACCCTCTGGGGTTCAAGGTGTCTGATCTGACCATTCCCAAGCACAGACACCTGCTCCAG GCCAAGAACCAAGAAGAGAAGAGGCTGTGGATTCACTGTCTCCAGCGCCTCTTCTTTGAGAACCACCCCGCCTCCATCCCTGCCAAG GCAAAGCAAGTTCTCCTTGAAAACAGCCTGCACT GTGCCCCCAAAAGTAAGCCTACCCCAGAGCCCCTGACACCCCCACTTGGGTCTCCTCGACCTCGAGATGCTAGAAGTTTCACCCCTGGACGAAGGAATACAG CTTCATCTCCTGGGCCCTCTGTGATTCGCCGAGGCCGCAGGCAGTCTG CTAAGCCTGGATTCAAG caTGCTGGCAGCGAAGGGGAGCTCTACCCCTCAGAATCTCAGCCACCAGTTTCAGGCTCTGGATCCCCTGAGGACCTGGAGGATGCTGGGCCCCCAACGCTGGACCCCTGTGGGACCTCAATCACTGAAGAAATCCTGGACCTGCTGAATCAGAGAGGCCTTCAAGATCCAGGG CCATCAGCCCATGATATTCCCAAGTTCCCTGGAGACTCCCAGGTGCCTGGTGACAGCGAAAGCCTCACATTCCAAGCCCTGCCCAGCCGGGACTCttcagaagaggaggaggaggaagggctggAGATGGATGAACGGGGAACTTCCCCACTCCACGTCCTGGAAGGGCTCGAAAGTTCCAGTGCAGCTGAAATGCCCAACATTCCCGGCCTTCCCAAAATTCCTGACGTGCCCAACCTCCCTGAAATTCCCAGCCACCGTGAAATTCCCGAAGGTCCCTGCCTTCCTAGTCTGTCTGACATTCCCAGTGTTTTTGAGATGCCCTGCCTTCCAGCCATACCTGGTGTCCCCGACAGCCCCGGTCTTTCCAGCACTCCCACCCTCCCCTGTGACTCCTGGCTCCAGGGGCCTCTGCAGGAACCAGCTGAGGCTCCAGCCACCAGAAGAGGACTGTTCCCTGGAAGCAATCCTGGGAAACTGGGAGAGCCCTCCTCAGGATGCAAGGCAGGGCCAGAGGAGGATGAAGAAGGGGTATCATTCCCAGACTTCCAGCCTCAGGATGTCACCCAACATCAGGGATTCCCAGATGAGCTGGCATTCCGCTCTTGCTCAGAAATCCGGAGCGCCTGGCAGGCATTGGAGCAGGGGCAGCTGGCCCGGCCAGGCTTCCCAGAGCCACTGCTGATCCTGGAAGATTCAGATCTGGGTGGAGACAGCGGGAAGGCAGGAGCCCCGAGTTCGGAAAGGACAGCGTCGCGAGTGCGAGAGCTGGCCCGGCTTTACAGCGAACGGATCCAGCAGATGCAGCGGGCGGAGACTCGGGCATCAGCCAACGCCCCCCGCCGCCGGCCTCGGGTTCTGGCCCAACCCCAGCCATCCCCCTGCCTGCCCCAGGAGCAGGTGGAGCCAG GGCCCCTGGCTGCCTTTGGACACGTGCTGGTGTGTGAGCTGGCCTTCCCGCTGACGTGTGCCCAGGAGTCTGTCCCCCTGGgccctgctgcctgggttcaggcTGCCACGCCTTTGTCGAAGCAGGGAGGCAGCCCGAATGGCCAGGTTCTACAGGTTCCCAGTTCACCTAAGCAAGACCATCTGGGCATCCGCGTTTCAGCTGCTACCCTTTTGCCTGAGCAAGGAGGTTCCCGGCACATCCAGGCTCCAGCCGCCACACCTTTGCCCAAGCAAGAAGTCCCTCCACACCTCCAGGTGCCGGCTCTTACAGCTTTCCCTGATCAAGGCCACCCAGAAATGCAAGTTCCAGCCACCACTCCTTTGCCTGAGCATAGAAGCCACATGGATATACCAGCTCCATCCACTGCCTTTTGTCCTGAGCAAGGACCCCACGTGGACATCCATGTCCCCACCACTCCAACTTTGCCCAAGGAGATTTGTTCTGATTTCACAGTTTCAGCCACCACTCCTGTGCCCAAGCAAGAAGGCCACTTAGACAGTGGGAACCCAGCCAATATCCCACTAACGACGCAAGGAGGTTCCAGGGAAGTTCAGGGCCCAGATCCTGTCTGCAGTCAAGACATCCAGCCTTTGCCTTTGTGTGGAAGCAGCCTGGACCACCAGCGCCCAGGGAACACCCCACCACCCTTGCCGTGTGACCCCCCAGACATTCAGACTCCAGGTACCTCACCTTTGCCTGCACGTGGAAGCCACCTGGACCATCAGACCCCAGCCGATGCCCCTTCGTCTTTGTCCCAGGACCTCCCAGACACTCAGCTTCCAGCTCTCCCACCTTTGCCCCTGCCACAAGGCCTCACAGACATCTGGGTTCCAGGTGTCCCGACTTTGCCCAAGGAGGGAGGCCTCCCAGACAGCCAGGCTCCAGTGGCTACACCTCTACCTAAGGAGCCAAGCCTTACAGACACACAGGTCCAAAAACTCACACCTTTGTTGGAGCAGAAGAGCCTCACAGATGCCCATGTTCCAGCTGCCACCCCTATACCTGAGAGAGGAGGCTCTCAAGACATTCAGGGGCTGTTACCCACCCCAGTTCAGACCACCATGGTTTTGTCCAAACCAGGAGgcccctcagcctctcatgttgccaggttggagtctTCAGACTTGACCCCACCTCATAGTCCCCCACTGTCCAGCCGTCGGCTCCTGGGCCCCAGCGCAGCTGCCCTCTCCAGATACCTGGCAGCCTCATATATCAGCCAGAGCCTGGCTCGGCGGCAGGGACCTGGGGGTGAGGCCCCTGCAGCCTCCCGGGGCTCCTGGTCCTCCTCTGCCCCCACATCACGGGCATCTTCACCgcccccccagccccagccaccacctcccccagccagGCGACTCAGCTATGCCACGACGGTCAGCATCCAtgtgggtgggggtgggcggCTGCGGCCAGCCAAGGCCCAGGTCCGTTTGAACCACCCCGCTCTCTTGACCTCCACACAGGAATCTATCGGCCTTCGCAGGGCCCAGGGGGCTCCTGATGCCCCCTTCCACCTGTGA
- the PLEKHG2 gene encoding pleckstrin homology domain-containing family G member 2 isoform X4, whose amino-acid sequence MPEGAQGLSTSKPSPSLGCGRRGEVCDCATVCETRTAPAAPAMASPRGSGSSTSLSTVGSEGDPAPGPTPACSASRPEPLPGPPIRLHLSPVGIPGSAKPSRLERVAREIVETERAYVRDLRSIVEDYLGPLLDGGVLGLSMEQVGTLFANIEDIYEFSSELLEDLENTSSAGGIAQCFVQRSEDFDIYTLYCMNYPSSLALLRELSLSPPAAVWLQERQAQLRHSLPLQSFLLKPVQRILKYHLLLQELGKHWAEGPGAGGREMVEEAIVSMTAVAWYINDMKRKQEHAARLQEVQRRLGGWTGPELSAFGELVLEGSFRGGGGGGPRLRGGERLLFLFSRMLLVAKRRGLEYTYKGHIFCCNLSVSESPRDPLGFKVSDLTIPKHRHLLQAKNQEEKRLWIHCLQRLFFENHPASIPAKAKQVLLENSLHCAPKSKPTPEPLTPPLGSPRPRDARSFTPGRRNTASSPGPSVIRRGRRQSEPVKDPYVMFPQNAKPGFKHAGSEGELYPSESQPPVSGSGSPEDLEDAGPPTLDPCGTSITEEILDLLNQRGLQDPGPSAHDIPKFPGDSQVPGDSESLTFQALPSRDSSEEEEEEGLEMDERGTSPLHVLEGLESSSAAEMPNIPGLPKIPDVPNLPEIPSHREIPEGPCLPSLSDIPSVFEMPCLPAIPGVPDSPGLSSTPTLPCDSWLQGPLQEPAEAPATRRGLFPGSNPGKLGEPSSGCKAGPEEDEEGVSFPDFQPQDVTQHQGFPDELAFRSCSEIRSAWQALEQGQLARPGFPEPLLILEDSDLGGDSGKAGAPSSERTASRVRELARLYSERIQQMQRAETRASANAPRRRPRVLAQPQPSPCLPQEQVEPGPLAAFGHVLVCELAFPLTCAQESVPLGPAAWVQAATPLSKQGGSPNGQVLQVPSSPKQDHLGIRVSAATLLPEQGGSRHIQAPAATPLPKQEVPPHLQVPALTAFPDQGHPEMQVPATTPLPEHRSHMDIPAPSTAFCPEQGPHVDIHVPTTPTLPKEICSDFTVSATTPVPKQEGHLDSGNPANIPLTTQGGSREVQGPDPVCSQDIQPLPLCGSSLDHQRPGNTPPPLPCDPPDIQTPGTSPLPARGSHLDHQTPADAPSSLSQDLPDTQLPALPPLPLPQGLTDIWVPGVPTLPKEGGLPDSQAPVATPLPKEPSLTDTQVQKLTPLLEQKSLTDAHVPAATPIPERGGSQDIQGLLPTPVQTTMVLSKPGGPSASHVARLESSDLTPPHSPPLSSRRLLGPSAAALSRYLAASYISQSLARRQGPGGEAPAASRGSWSSSAPTSRASSPPPQPQPPPPPARRLSYATTVSIHVGGGGRLRPAKAQVRLNHPALLTSTQESIGLRRAQGAPDAPFHL is encoded by the exons ATGCCCGAGGGAGCCCAAGGACTGAGCACCTCCAAACCTAGCCCAAGCCTCGGGTGTGGCCGAAGAGGCGAAGTGTGTGACTGTGCCACCGTGTGTGAGACTCGGACAG CTCCTGCAGCCCCTGCCATGGCCTCCCCCCGAGGTTCTGGGAGTTCCACATCCCTGAGCACAGTGGGCTCTGAGGGAGACCCAGCCCCGGGGCCTACCCCAGCCTGCTCAGCCTCCAGGCCAGAGCCCCTTCCAGGGCCCCCCATCCGCCTACATCTCTCTCCGGTGGGGATCCCAGGTTCAGCCAAACCCTCAAGGCTGGAGCGTGTGGCCCGAGAGATCGTGGAGACAGAGCGGGCCTATGTCAGGGACCTCCGCAGCATCGTGGAG GACTATCTGGGCCCTCTGCTGGATGGCGGGGTCCTGGGGCTGAGCATGGAGCAGGTGGGCACGCTGTTTGCCAACATAGAGGACATCTACGAGTTCAGCAG TGAGCTCCTAGAGGACTTGGAGAACACCAGCAGCGCCGGGGGCATTGCCCAGTGCTTCGTGCAGCGG AGCGAGGATTTTGACATCTACACATTGTACTGCATGAACTACCCGAG CTCCCTGGCCCTACTCCGGGAGCTGTCCTTGTCTCCGCCAGCAGCCGTTTGGCTGCAGGAGCGCCAGGCCCAGCTTCGCCACTCGCTGCCCCTGCAGAGCTTCCTACTGAAACCCGTCCAGCGAATCCTCAAGTACCATCTGCTGCTGCAG GAACTAGGGAAGCACTGGGCGGAGGGCCCAGGAGCCGGGGGCCGAGAGATGGTGGAGGAAGCTATCGTGTCCATGACAGCGGTTGCCTGGTACATCAATGACATGAAGCGCAAACAGGAGCACGCAGCGCGCCTCCAG GAAGTGCAGCGGCGACTGGGTGGCTGGACCGGCCCGGAGCTCAGTGCTTTTGGGGAGTTGGTGCTGGAGGGCTCATTCCGAGGAGGTGGAGGGGGCGGCCCCCGGCTACGAGGGGGTGAGCGGCTGCTCTTCCTGTTCTCTCGGATGCTGCTGGTGGCCAAGCGCAGGGGGCTGGAGTACACCTACAAAGGCCACATCTTT TGCTGCAATCTGAGCGTGAGCGAGAGTCCCCGAGACCCTCTGGGGTTCAAGGTGTCTGATCTGACCATTCCCAAGCACAGACACCTGCTCCAG GCCAAGAACCAAGAAGAGAAGAGGCTGTGGATTCACTGTCTCCAGCGCCTCTTCTTTGAGAACCACCCCGCCTCCATCCCTGCCAAG GCAAAGCAAGTTCTCCTTGAAAACAGCCTGCACT GTGCCCCCAAAAGTAAGCCTACCCCAGAGCCCCTGACACCCCCACTTGGGTCTCCTCGACCTCGAGATGCTAGAAGTTTCACCCCTGGACGAAGGAATACAG CTTCATCTCCTGGGCCCTCTGTGATTCGCCGAGGCCGCAGGCAGTCTG AGCCGGTGAAGGACCCTTATGTCATGTTCCCACAGAACG CTAAGCCTGGATTCAAG caTGCTGGCAGCGAAGGGGAGCTCTACCCCTCAGAATCTCAGCCACCAGTTTCAGGCTCTGGATCCCCTGAGGACCTGGAGGATGCTGGGCCCCCAACGCTGGACCCCTGTGGGACCTCAATCACTGAAGAAATCCTGGACCTGCTGAATCAGAGAGGCCTTCAAGATCCAGGG CCATCAGCCCATGATATTCCCAAGTTCCCTGGAGACTCCCAGGTGCCTGGTGACAGCGAAAGCCTCACATTCCAAGCCCTGCCCAGCCGGGACTCttcagaagaggaggaggaggaagggctggAGATGGATGAACGGGGAACTTCCCCACTCCACGTCCTGGAAGGGCTCGAAAGTTCCAGTGCAGCTGAAATGCCCAACATTCCCGGCCTTCCCAAAATTCCTGACGTGCCCAACCTCCCTGAAATTCCCAGCCACCGTGAAATTCCCGAAGGTCCCTGCCTTCCTAGTCTGTCTGACATTCCCAGTGTTTTTGAGATGCCCTGCCTTCCAGCCATACCTGGTGTCCCCGACAGCCCCGGTCTTTCCAGCACTCCCACCCTCCCCTGTGACTCCTGGCTCCAGGGGCCTCTGCAGGAACCAGCTGAGGCTCCAGCCACCAGAAGAGGACTGTTCCCTGGAAGCAATCCTGGGAAACTGGGAGAGCCCTCCTCAGGATGCAAGGCAGGGCCAGAGGAGGATGAAGAAGGGGTATCATTCCCAGACTTCCAGCCTCAGGATGTCACCCAACATCAGGGATTCCCAGATGAGCTGGCATTCCGCTCTTGCTCAGAAATCCGGAGCGCCTGGCAGGCATTGGAGCAGGGGCAGCTGGCCCGGCCAGGCTTCCCAGAGCCACTGCTGATCCTGGAAGATTCAGATCTGGGTGGAGACAGCGGGAAGGCAGGAGCCCCGAGTTCGGAAAGGACAGCGTCGCGAGTGCGAGAGCTGGCCCGGCTTTACAGCGAACGGATCCAGCAGATGCAGCGGGCGGAGACTCGGGCATCAGCCAACGCCCCCCGCCGCCGGCCTCGGGTTCTGGCCCAACCCCAGCCATCCCCCTGCCTGCCCCAGGAGCAGGTGGAGCCAG GGCCCCTGGCTGCCTTTGGACACGTGCTGGTGTGTGAGCTGGCCTTCCCGCTGACGTGTGCCCAGGAGTCTGTCCCCCTGGgccctgctgcctgggttcaggcTGCCACGCCTTTGTCGAAGCAGGGAGGCAGCCCGAATGGCCAGGTTCTACAGGTTCCCAGTTCACCTAAGCAAGACCATCTGGGCATCCGCGTTTCAGCTGCTACCCTTTTGCCTGAGCAAGGAGGTTCCCGGCACATCCAGGCTCCAGCCGCCACACCTTTGCCCAAGCAAGAAGTCCCTCCACACCTCCAGGTGCCGGCTCTTACAGCTTTCCCTGATCAAGGCCACCCAGAAATGCAAGTTCCAGCCACCACTCCTTTGCCTGAGCATAGAAGCCACATGGATATACCAGCTCCATCCACTGCCTTTTGTCCTGAGCAAGGACCCCACGTGGACATCCATGTCCCCACCACTCCAACTTTGCCCAAGGAGATTTGTTCTGATTTCACAGTTTCAGCCACCACTCCTGTGCCCAAGCAAGAAGGCCACTTAGACAGTGGGAACCCAGCCAATATCCCACTAACGACGCAAGGAGGTTCCAGGGAAGTTCAGGGCCCAGATCCTGTCTGCAGTCAAGACATCCAGCCTTTGCCTTTGTGTGGAAGCAGCCTGGACCACCAGCGCCCAGGGAACACCCCACCACCCTTGCCGTGTGACCCCCCAGACATTCAGACTCCAGGTACCTCACCTTTGCCTGCACGTGGAAGCCACCTGGACCATCAGACCCCAGCCGATGCCCCTTCGTCTTTGTCCCAGGACCTCCCAGACACTCAGCTTCCAGCTCTCCCACCTTTGCCCCTGCCACAAGGCCTCACAGACATCTGGGTTCCAGGTGTCCCGACTTTGCCCAAGGAGGGAGGCCTCCCAGACAGCCAGGCTCCAGTGGCTACACCTCTACCTAAGGAGCCAAGCCTTACAGACACACAGGTCCAAAAACTCACACCTTTGTTGGAGCAGAAGAGCCTCACAGATGCCCATGTTCCAGCTGCCACCCCTATACCTGAGAGAGGAGGCTCTCAAGACATTCAGGGGCTGTTACCCACCCCAGTTCAGACCACCATGGTTTTGTCCAAACCAGGAGgcccctcagcctctcatgttgccaggttggagtctTCAGACTTGACCCCACCTCATAGTCCCCCACTGTCCAGCCGTCGGCTCCTGGGCCCCAGCGCAGCTGCCCTCTCCAGATACCTGGCAGCCTCATATATCAGCCAGAGCCTGGCTCGGCGGCAGGGACCTGGGGGTGAGGCCCCTGCAGCCTCCCGGGGCTCCTGGTCCTCCTCTGCCCCCACATCACGGGCATCTTCACCgcccccccagccccagccaccacctcccccagccagGCGACTCAGCTATGCCACGACGGTCAGCATCCAtgtgggtgggggtgggcggCTGCGGCCAGCCAAGGCCCAGGTCCGTTTGAACCACCCCGCTCTCTTGACCTCCACACAGGAATCTATCGGCCTTCGCAGGGCCCAGGGGGCTCCTGATGCCCCCTTCCACCTGTGA